In Fibrobacter sp. UWB15, the following proteins share a genomic window:
- a CDS encoding relaxase/mobilization nuclease domain-containing protein has protein sequence MAVIKAVSSKAGIGHAIDYVTKKEKTEEKLVSGLHCEPETVKEEMQATKELWGKTDGRTYKHYVQSYHEDEEITPEQAHKNAVELAEHTKAWKGHEVLIATHIDKGHIHTHFIVNSVNYENGHKLQWM, from the coding sequence ATGGCAGTCATTAAGGCGGTATCTTCAAAGGCGGGCATAGGGCACGCAATAGATTATGTGACGAAAAAAGAAAAGACAGAGGAGAAGCTTGTCAGCGGTCTGCATTGTGAGCCGGAGACGGTCAAGGAGGAAATGCAAGCCACAAAGGAGCTGTGGGGCAAGACGGACGGAAGAACCTATAAGCATTATGTGCAATCCTACCATGAGGACGAGGAAATAACCCCGGAGCAGGCTCACAAGAACGCTGTCGAGCTGGCAGAGCATACAAAGGCATGGAAAGGGCATGAAGTTCTGATAGCCACGCATATAGACAAGGGGCATATACACACGCACTTTATTGTCAATTCCGTAAATTATGAGAACGGTCATAAGCTCCAATGGATGTAG
- the tet(O) gene encoding tetracycline resistance ribosomal protection protein Tet(O) has protein sequence MKIINLGILAHVDAGKTTLTESLLYTSGAIAELGSVDEGTTRTDTMNLERQRGITIQTAVTSFQWEDVKVNIIDTPGHMDFLAEVYRSLSVLDGAVLLVSAKDGIQAQTRILFHALQIMKIPTIFFINKIDQEGIDLPMVYREMKAKLSSEIIVKQKVGQHPHINVTDNDDMEQWDAVIMGNDELLEKYMSGKPFKMSELEQEENRRFQNGTLFPVYHGSAKNNLGIRQLIEVIASKFYSSTPEGQSELCGQVFKIEYSEKRRRFVYVRIYSGTLHLRDVIRISEKEKIKITEMYVPTNGELYSSDTACSGDIVILPNDVLQLNSILGNEILLPQRKFIENPLPMLQTTIAVKKSEQREILLGALTEISDCDPLLKYYVDTTTHEIILSFLGNLQMEVICAILEEKYHVEAEIKEPTVIYMERPLRKAEYTIHIEVPPNPFWASVGLSIEPLPIGSGVQYESRVSLGYLNQSFQNAVMEGVLYGCEQGLYGWKVTDCKICFEYGLYYSPVSTPADFRLLSPIVLEQALKKAGTELLEPYLHFEIYAPQEYLSRAYHDAPRYCADIVSTQIKNDEVILKGEIPARCIQEYRNDLTYFTNGQGVCLTELKGYQPAIGKFICQPRRPNSRIDKVRHMFHKLA, from the coding sequence ATGAAAATAATTAACTTAGGCATTCTGGCTCACGTTGACGCAGGAAAGACAACATTAACGGAAAGTTTATTGTATACCAGTGGTGCAATTGCAGAACTAGGGAGCGTAGATGAAGGCACAACAAGGACAGATACAATGAATTTGGAGCGTCAAAGGGGAATCACTATCCAGACAGCAGTGACATCTTTTCAGTGGGAGGATGTAAAAGTCAACATTATAGATACGCCAGGCCATATGGATTTTTTGGCGGAAGTATACCGTTCTTTATCCGTATTAGACGGAGCAGTATTATTAGTTTCTGCAAAGGATGGCATACAGGCACAGACCCGTATACTGTTTCATGCACTACAGATAATGAAGATTCCGACAATTTTTTTCATCAATAAAATTGACCAAGAGGGGATTGATTTGCCAATGGTATATCGGGAAATGAAAGCAAAGCTTTCTTCGGAAATTATAGTGAAGCAAAAGGTTGGGCAGCATCCCCATATAAATGTAACGGACAATGACGATATGGAACAGTGGGATGCGGTAATTATGGGAAACGATGAACTATTAGAGAAATATATGTCAGGGAAACCGTTTAAAATGTCAGAACTGGAACAGGAAGAAAACAGGAGATTCCAAAACGGAACGTTATTTCCCGTTTATCACGGAAGCGCTAAAAACAATCTGGGGATTCGGCAGCTTATAGAAGTAATTGCCAGTAAATTTTATTCATCAACGCCTGAAGGTCAATCTGAACTATGCGGGCAGGTTTTTAAGATTGAATATTCAGAGAAAAGGCGGCGTTTTGTTTATGTGCGTATATATAGCGGAACATTGCATTTGAGGGATGTTATTAGAATATCTGAAAAAGAGAAAATAAAAATCACAGAGATGTATGTTCCGACAAACGGTGAATTATATTCATCCGATACAGCCTGCTCTGGTGATATTGTAATTTTACCAAATGATGTTTTGCAGCTAAACAGTATTTTGGGGAACGAAATACTGTTGCCGCAGAGAAAATTTATTGAAAATCCTCTCCCTATGCTCCAAACAACGATTGCAGTAAAGAAATCTGAACAGCGGGAAATATTGCTTGGGGCACTTACAGAAATTTCAGATTGCGACCCTCTTTTAAAATATTATGTGGATACTACAACGCATGAGATTATACTTTCTTTTTTGGGGAATTTGCAGATGGAAGTCATTTGTGCCATCCTTGAGGAAAAATATCATGTGGAGGCAGAAATAAAAGAGCCTACTGTTATATATATGGAAAGACCGCTTAGAAAAGCAGAATATACCATCCACATAGAAGTCCCGCCAAATCCTTTCTGGGCTTCTGTCGGGTTGTCCATAGAGCCGCTCCCTATTGGAAGCGGAGTGCAGTATGAAAGCAGAGTTTCACTTGGATATTTAAATCAATCGTTCCAAAATGCGGTTATGGAGGGGGTTCTTTATGGCTGCGAGCAGGGGCTGTATGGATGGAAAGTGACAGACTGTAAAATCTGTTTTGAATATGGATTGTATTATAGTCCTGTAAGTACCCCCGCAGACTTTCGGCTGCTTTCCCCTATCGTATTGGAGCAGGCTTTAAAAAAAGCAGGGACAGAACTATTAGAGCCATATCTCCACTTTGAAATTTATGCACCGCAGGAATATCTCTCACGGGCGTATCATGATGCTCCAAGGTATTGTGCAGATATTGTAAGTACTCAGATAAAGAATGACGAGGTCATTCTGAAAGGAGAAATCCCTGCTAGATGTATTCAAGAATACAGGAACGATTTAACTTATTTCACAAATGGGCAGGGAGTCTGCTTGACAGAGTTAAAAGGATACCAGCCAGCTATTGGTAAATTTATTTGCCAACCCCGCCGCCCGAATAGCCGTATAGATAAGGTTCGGCATATGTTCCACAAGTTAGCTTAA
- a CDS encoding site-specific DNA-methyltransferase: MVELETNALKSKVEELLSSVPEFVDSEKHLKVNVIKDYAERGDVKLIELLLKNKQTKKTFFTPILDSFVFNTAQFKEFLEYNSGCNSYSKYLGQIGLYSGDISLIDRDEVVLNFPFKDCVLEGGQRKEDGDDTYYEFDEKNDKYIERQGKRREVFFNEVLARDEIDNLFSPKAFCNAKRFELGKNKKAKESEFNSFNRDAEVNKNRGLAEDTITDNLIVKGNNLLALQSLKEEFAGKVKLVYIDPPYNTGSDDFKYNDNFNHSSWLTFMKNRLETAKELLSENGSIFVQCDDNEMAYLQILMNEIFDFIQIVEIKMNEGAANEFQNPFMPKNCEYGLLYAKNYNARKYKPIWVERD, encoded by the coding sequence ATGGTGGAACTAGAAACTAATGCCCTCAAGTCTAAGGTAGAAGAACTCCTCTCTTCTGTTCCTGAATTCGTTGACAGTGAAAAACACCTCAAAGTCAATGTGATAAAGGATTATGCCGAACGCGGCGATGTGAAGCTTATTGAGCTGCTCCTCAAAAACAAACAGACTAAAAAAACTTTCTTCACACCCATCTTGGATAGTTTTGTCTTTAATACCGCTCAATTTAAGGAATTTTTGGAATACAACTCAGGATGTAATTCTTACTCAAAGTATCTCGGTCAAATTGGTTTGTACTCTGGGGATATATCCCTTATTGATCGGGACGAAGTGGTGCTCAATTTTCCGTTTAAAGATTGTGTGTTAGAAGGCGGACAGCGCAAAGAAGATGGAGACGATACTTATTACGAGTTTGATGAAAAAAATGATAAATACATTGAGAGACAGGGCAAACGTCGTGAAGTTTTTTTCAACGAAGTTCTTGCACGCGACGAAATTGATAATCTTTTTTCACCCAAAGCATTTTGTAATGCAAAGCGTTTTGAACTAGGCAAAAATAAAAAAGCAAAAGAATCAGAATTTAATTCGTTTAACCGTGATGCAGAAGTAAACAAGAACCGCGGTCTTGCCGAGGATACGATTACAGATAATTTGATTGTTAAGGGCAACAACTTGCTTGCCCTACAATCACTCAAAGAAGAGTTTGCCGGAAAAGTAAAGTTGGTTTATATTGACCCGCCTTATAATACGGGTAGCGATGATTTCAAATATAACGACAACTTTAATCATTCTTCATGGTTGACATTTATGAAAAACCGCTTAGAAACCGCGAAGGAATTGCTTTCTGAGAACGGGTCAATTTTCGTACAGTGTGATGATAATGAAATGGCGTACTTGCAGATTTTGATGAATGAAATTTTTGATTTTATTCAAATTGTTGAAATAAAAATGAACGAAGGTGCTGCGAACGAGTTTCAAAATCCCTTTATGCCAAAGAATTGTGAATATGGATTGCTTTATGCGAAAAATTACAATGCAAGGAAATACAAACCTATTTGGGTAGAACGTGATTAG
- a CDS encoding repa has translation MAKYTKRRDKRGYEWKSAYREKEALMLERGYPEVSPHDFYRELFPAGSLQQEPEDGKGNIIATQIRPSGKGRTRQWVIDDSLKMLDKVIGDRFGLIPPISFYGKSHTKENAHELFAVVVDVDYVGKQQLKNLLKQFGNGVQLRPTYLVSSGKGVHLYYFLQEPVQLYRNREEVLAELKEAFIRRLWNDTSSIRPDSPDITGIYQGFRCVGSQSKLGADFPVKAYKLSENRYTLEDIKASIPSCKVDLAPLYEKPRRKSTVTLEEAKELYPEWYEKRIVQGEPKQKSKKQGGTWVCNEALYEWWKRKITEEVKAGGRYFSIMALCSYGLKCGISEQKIRRDAYAFLDHLESLTEDEDNHFSRADVKDALRALKGDRKRLSTIASREWIEDNTKVTIPANKRNYRKQKDHVKVMNTMKALKKQLGEEVKEGRPKGSGTAEQTVREWQESHPAGKKADCIRETGLSKPTVYKWWK, from the coding sequence ATGGCAAAATACACCAAAAGGAGAGATAAAAGAGGGTATGAGTGGAAGTCTGCTTATCGGGAGAAAGAAGCCCTTATGTTGGAGAGGGGATACCCGGAAGTAAGTCCTCATGATTTCTATCGGGAGTTGTTTCCGGCTGGCAGTCTCCAGCAAGAGCCGGAGGACGGAAAAGGTAATATTATAGCGACACAGATTAGACCGTCTGGCAAAGGAAGAACCCGGCAGTGGGTAATTGATGATAGTCTGAAAATGCTGGATAAGGTCATAGGAGATAGGTTTGGGCTGATACCGCCTATTAGTTTTTACGGAAAGTCACACACGAAAGAGAACGCTCATGAGCTGTTTGCGGTGGTGGTGGACGTGGATTATGTAGGCAAACAGCAGTTAAAGAACCTGTTGAAGCAGTTTGGGAATGGTGTGCAGCTTCGTCCGACTTATCTTGTCAGCTCCGGCAAGGGGGTACATCTTTACTATTTCTTGCAGGAGCCGGTTCAGTTGTATCGAAACCGGGAAGAAGTGCTTGCGGAGCTGAAAGAAGCCTTTATCCGGCGGCTATGGAATGATACCAGCTCTATCCGTCCGGACAGCCCGGATATAACCGGAATTTATCAAGGTTTCCGGTGTGTGGGGAGTCAGTCGAAGCTGGGTGCAGATTTCCCAGTAAAAGCCTATAAGCTGTCAGAGAACCGTTACACGCTGGAGGACATAAAAGCCAGCATACCGAGCTGTAAGGTAGACCTTGCTCCGTTGTACGAGAAGCCGAGAAGAAAAAGTACCGTTACGCTGGAAGAAGCAAAGGAGCTGTACCCGGAATGGTATGAGAAGCGGATCGTGCAGGGAGAGCCGAAGCAGAAAAGTAAGAAGCAGGGCGGTACGTGGGTATGTAACGAAGCTTTATATGAGTGGTGGAAACGGAAAATAACCGAGGAAGTGAAAGCCGGAGGGCGTTACTTTTCTATTATGGCGTTGTGCTCTTATGGCTTGAAGTGTGGCATATCCGAGCAGAAGATACGGAGAGACGCCTATGCGTTCTTGGACCATTTAGAGAGCCTTACCGAGGACGAGGACAACCATTTCAGCCGGGCAGATGTGAAAGACGCTCTCCGGGCATTGAAAGGGGACAGAAAAAGGCTGTCAACGATAGCAAGCCGGGAATGGATAGAGGACAACACAAAGGTTACGATACCAGCAAATAAGCGGAATTACAGAAAGCAAAAAGACCATGTAAAGGTTATGAATACTATGAAAGCTTTAAAAAAGCAGTTAGGAGAAGAAGTAAAAGAGGGTAGACCAAAAGGGAGTGGAACAGCGGAGCAGACAGTCAGAGAATGGCAGGAGAGCCACCCAGCAGGAAAGAAAGCGGACTGCATTCGAGAGACAGGATTGAGCAAGCCCACCGTTTACAAGTGGTGGAAGTAG
- a CDS encoding cysteine-rich KTR domain-containing protein translates to MMKCEWILCPVCGSKTRNKIRKDTVLENYPLYCPKCRQERLIKVDNLKITVIKEPDA, encoded by the coding sequence ATGATGAAATGCGAATGGATATTGTGTCCTGTTTGTGGGAGCAAAACCCGTAATAAAATTAGGAAGGACACTGTTTTGGAGAATTATCCCCTTTATTGTCCAAAATGCAGACAAGAAAGATTGATTAAAGTTGACAACTTGAAGATAACTGTCATCAAAGAGCCAGACGCTTAA
- a CDS encoding DNA methyltransferase: MINKEEMNFRKWKVKSVNEIIKEKKIEEKDVRQFVIDNADRIFQGIGPKGPGEGLKNAMERSKKTDGWDIYERNEMEPIYTYRGRMVRFYEKNIKFDKKGNRTIVKELGSLWSDIKTTGIAPEGGVKLKNGKKPEALLNRVIEMCSDKSDIVLDYHLGSGTTAAVAHKMNRQYIGVEQLDYGENDSVVRLKNVIEGDQSGISKSVNWQGGGSFVYLELAKKNEMAMEQISACKSYEELVKLFKSLCTKYFLHYNVRVKEFCKEIESVHFQKQPLKKQKEMFARMLDLNQLYVNVDDRKDKNSGLSANDIVVTEDFYQLKKGGK, translated from the coding sequence GTGATTAACAAGGAAGAAATGAACTTTAGAAAATGGAAAGTAAAAAGTGTAAATGAAATTATTAAGGAGAAGAAAATCGAGGAAAAAGATGTAAGACAGTTTGTAATTGATAACGCTGATAGAATCTTCCAAGGGATTGGTCCCAAAGGCCCTGGGGAAGGATTGAAAAATGCAATGGAGCGATCAAAAAAAACAGATGGCTGGGATATTTACGAAAGAAATGAGATGGAACCGATTTATACATATAGAGGTCGAATGGTTCGTTTTTACGAAAAAAACATCAAATTCGATAAAAAAGGAAATCGAACAATCGTAAAAGAATTAGGGTCTCTTTGGTCAGACATAAAAACAACAGGAATCGCTCCTGAAGGAGGTGTCAAGCTTAAAAACGGGAAAAAACCGGAAGCCTTGTTAAACCGTGTAATAGAAATGTGTTCTGATAAATCAGACATTGTTCTAGACTATCATCTTGGTTCGGGAACTACTGCTGCAGTAGCACATAAAATGAATCGCCAATACATTGGCGTTGAACAATTGGATTATGGTGAAAATGACAGCGTTGTCAGATTGAAAAATGTTATTGAAGGAGATCAGTCTGGCATTTCAAAATCAGTCAACTGGCAAGGTGGAGGATCCTTTGTCTATCTTGAACTCGCCAAGAAAAACGAAATGGCGATGGAACAAATTTCCGCTTGCAAATCTTATGAAGAGTTGGTAAAGCTTTTCAAGTCGCTCTGCACCAAATATTTCTTGCACTACAATGTCCGCGTAAAAGAATTCTGTAAAGAAATCGAAAGTGTCCATTTCCAAAAGCAACCGCTCAAGAAGCAGAAAGAGATGTTTGCGCGGATGTTAGATTTAAACCAACTCTATGTGAATGTCGATGATCGAAAGGACAAGAATAGTGGACTTTCCGCAAACGACATTGTCGTTACAGAGGATTTTTACCAACTGAAAAAAGGTGGTAAATAA
- a CDS encoding DEAD/DEAH box helicase family protein yields the protein MLLEDIESKKEILDEEQYNIPSYITENLRYPLYEWQRKALENFLVNEITREKKKSKGEKQNPNHLMFNMATGSGKTLVMAALILYYYKQGFRNFIFFVNQNAILGKTQANFINSSHNKYLFKENIVIDGKRICIREVDVFSNSSDDIQIKFTTIQKLHNDIYKESENALLLSDLQKRDLIHIGDEAHHLNASTAKKKKEQTEIETPSFIGELKDSAKDDDIEKSWETTICNYILGKKGKDGVSYAAEQNRNALLEFTATIPRNDLIQEKYEDKIITKFELKDFVEAKCTKHIRLVRSNLEQKERVLQALLLNWYRYRIGVDYGIPNFKPVILFRSKEIENSKADYQRFLALCKNVKVSDFGFVKKLSKIKNDSDDQADKTYSFDGRIFERIRLYMEERKISFENVVAYIRESFQERNIVITNSKTNKTQKEKTDGEIDYLLNSLEDRSNHIRAIFTVQRLTEGWDVLNLYDIVRLYTGRDTDYKNKKVGSHTTSEVQLIGRGVRYHPFAYKDKEKGRRKFDDDLQNELRILEEFYFHSEDEEKYISDLSNELKNRGLMQDKRTQKIFNVKEKYQSFLNGMYFFVNEKKENPNRRLKTLPKDFKNLPAFEWSIKGLYSEVQAVNLSQKEDTLYISDSAPTKTKAISFAEIPRHIKYKVIHRLNANSSSYFNYENVCKRFNVDSMDDFLNFVKDVKICISAPMKFEDIPNAEFLKMCEGFMLYLQRELESYDKPYIGSDFKLVKFSDVFSFDDEKGKIGFKKEKMILIDDENDDAKENKRLEKELKNEDWYMLDSFWGTEEERKLIEFIKSRKSNLEDKYKSFQLLRNEEVYKIFDFETGQGFQPDFLLLLQGKNGNNNAYYQVFVEPKGKHLAGEENDGWKEKFLLEISKRYGLNNIVVEKSKEYILIGLPFFNDTDKEMKERFDAEFKQTLKISC from the coding sequence ATGCTGCTTGAAGACATTGAAAGTAAAAAAGAAATTCTTGACGAGGAACAATACAACATTCCTTCGTATATAACAGAAAATCTTCGCTATCCACTCTATGAATGGCAACGAAAGGCTCTTGAGAATTTCTTGGTAAACGAAATTACTCGCGAAAAGAAAAAGAGCAAGGGTGAAAAACAGAATCCGAATCACTTGATGTTCAATATGGCAACAGGGAGTGGCAAGACACTTGTTATGGCCGCTTTAATCCTGTATTATTACAAACAGGGATTTCGTAATTTCATCTTTTTCGTGAACCAAAACGCAATTCTCGGAAAAACCCAGGCAAATTTCATCAACAGTAGCCACAATAAATACTTGTTTAAGGAAAACATTGTAATTGATGGCAAAAGAATATGCATTCGCGAAGTTGACGTATTCTCAAATTCAAGCGACGACATTCAGATTAAATTTACCACCATTCAAAAATTACACAACGATATTTACAAAGAAAGCGAAAATGCTTTACTTCTTTCGGACCTTCAAAAAAGAGACCTGATTCATATTGGGGATGAAGCCCATCATCTTAACGCCAGCACAGCAAAGAAAAAGAAGGAACAAACAGAAATTGAGACGCCATCCTTTATAGGTGAACTAAAAGACAGTGCCAAAGATGATGATATCGAAAAATCATGGGAAACAACCATCTGCAACTATATATTGGGAAAGAAAGGCAAAGATGGAGTTTCTTACGCTGCTGAGCAGAATAGGAACGCTCTTCTAGAATTTACCGCAACGATACCAAGAAATGATCTAATTCAAGAAAAATATGAAGACAAGATAATTACAAAGTTCGAGCTGAAAGATTTTGTGGAAGCTAAATGCACAAAGCATATTCGGCTAGTTCGCTCAAATCTTGAACAAAAAGAACGCGTTCTTCAAGCTCTTCTTTTGAATTGGTACAGATATCGAATTGGCGTAGATTATGGTATTCCGAATTTCAAGCCTGTCATACTTTTCCGTAGCAAGGAAATTGAAAATTCAAAGGCGGATTATCAGAGGTTTCTTGCTCTGTGCAAAAATGTAAAGGTGTCCGATTTTGGGTTTGTGAAAAAGCTTTCAAAAATAAAAAATGATAGTGACGATCAAGCCGATAAGACATATTCATTTGATGGCCGAATTTTTGAGAGAATACGCCTCTATATGGAAGAGCGGAAAATTTCTTTTGAAAACGTAGTTGCTTATATTCGTGAGAGTTTCCAGGAACGAAATATAGTTATAACGAACTCAAAAACGAATAAAACGCAAAAAGAAAAAACAGATGGGGAAATAGATTATTTACTGAATAGTCTAGAAGATCGTTCAAATCATATTCGTGCAATCTTTACCGTTCAACGTTTGACCGAAGGGTGGGACGTTCTAAATTTATACGATATTGTTCGTCTTTACACCGGTCGCGATACTGATTACAAAAATAAAAAAGTTGGTTCGCATACAACGAGTGAAGTCCAGTTGATAGGTCGTGGCGTTCGTTATCACCCATTCGCGTACAAGGACAAAGAAAAAGGTCGTCGAAAATTTGACGACGACCTACAAAATGAATTGAGAATTTTGGAGGAATTTTACTTTCATTCTGAAGACGAGGAAAAATACATTTCCGACCTTTCTAATGAGTTGAAAAATCGCGGTCTTATGCAAGATAAGCGAACGCAAAAAATTTTCAATGTCAAAGAAAAATATCAGAGTTTCTTGAATGGAATGTATTTCTTTGTCAACGAAAAAAAAGAAAATCCCAATAGGCGCTTAAAGACTTTACCAAAGGATTTCAAAAATCTCCCTGCATTTGAATGGAGTATAAAGGGATTATATTCTGAGGTGCAAGCAGTAAATCTATCTCAAAAAGAAGATACATTGTACATTAGTGACTCTGCGCCAACAAAAACAAAGGCTATCTCTTTTGCAGAAATTCCGCGACATATCAAGTACAAAGTCATTCACCGATTGAATGCAAATTCATCATCTTATTTCAACTATGAGAATGTTTGTAAAAGATTCAATGTTGATAGTATGGATGATTTTTTGAATTTTGTAAAGGATGTGAAAATCTGTATTTCGGCACCGATGAAATTTGAAGACATCCCAAATGCAGAGTTTCTGAAGATGTGTGAAGGATTTATGTTGTATTTGCAGCGTGAATTAGAATCTTATGATAAACCCTATATTGGCTCTGATTTTAAGTTGGTAAAATTTTCCGACGTATTCTCTTTTGATGACGAGAAAGGAAAAATTGGTTTCAAAAAAGAGAAGATGATTCTTATAGATGATGAGAATGATGATGCAAAAGAAAACAAACGGCTTGAAAAGGAACTGAAAAATGAAGACTGGTATATGCTTGATTCCTTCTGGGGCACAGAAGAGGAGCGAAAACTGATTGAATTCATTAAGTCTCGCAAATCAAATTTAGAAGACAAATACAAGTCTTTCCAACTTTTACGAAACGAAGAAGTCTATAAGATTTTTGACTTTGAAACAGGGCAAGGCTTTCAACCTGATTTCCTGTTGTTGTTACAGGGAAAGAACGGCAATAACAATGCGTATTATCAAGTATTTGTTGAACCCAAGGGCAAACATCTTGCAGGCGAAGAAAATGATGGTTGGAAAGAAAAGTTTCTGCTGGAAATTTCAAAACGCTACGGATTGAACAACATCGTTGTTGAAAAGTCTAAGGAATATATTCTAATCGGACTTCCATTCTTTAACGACACGGATAAAGAAATGAAGGAACGATTTGATGCGGAATTTAAGCAAACCTTAAAGATTTCTTGTTAA
- a CDS encoding TnpV protein, with product MAKSLFEELGGKYERQGDYLIPCLTVPAEEEQAIGIWGQRHLDYLKQYRKVTYTNLLTSGRLNAYLADINRQAQERFERLIEGMKQAQGITEQLKAENALEWTGCLNNIRACAREIVEKEIIFA from the coding sequence ATGGCAAAATCATTATTTGAGGAACTGGGCGGCAAATACGAAAGGCAAGGGGATTATTTGATACCGTGCTTAACTGTACCCGCCGAAGAAGAACAGGCAATAGGCATCTGGGGGCAACGGCATTTAGATTATCTAAAACAGTACCGTAAAGTTACATACACCAATCTTCTTACAAGCGGCAGGCTAAACGCCTACCTTGCCGACATCAACAGACAGGCACAGGAACGCTTTGAAAGGCTCATAGAGGGTATGAAACAGGCACAGGGCATAACGGAACAGCTAAAGGCAGAAAACGCCTTAGAATGGACAGGATGCCTCAATAACATAAGGGCTTGTGCGAGGGAGATTGTGGAAAAGGAAATTATTTTTGCATAA
- a CDS encoding MobC family plasmid mobilization relaxosome protein, with protein MNKTRPKQLSFRVSEEEYRQLQEKILESGKNQQEYILSCVLEKQIVNTDGIKELIPELKRIGNNLNQIAKRCNEGGMLPSEAEVRKHGEELNKVWQSLRRYLQRRA; from the coding sequence ATGAACAAGACAAGACCAAAGCAGTTATCATTCCGAGTAAGTGAAGAAGAATACCGGCAGTTGCAGGAGAAGATTTTAGAGAGTGGAAAGAACCAGCAGGAGTATATCCTTTCCTGTGTGCTGGAGAAGCAGATCGTGAATACGGACGGTATCAAAGAACTTATCCCGGAACTGAAACGGATAGGGAACAACCTCAACCAAATAGCAAAGCGGTGTAATGAGGGGGGAATGTTGCCGAGTGAAGCGGAAGTGCGGAAGCATGGAGAGGAGCTGAACAAAGTATGGCAGTCATTAAGGCGGTATCTTCAAAGGCGGGCATAG